A region from the Excalfactoria chinensis isolate bCotChi1 chromosome 24, bCotChi1.hap2, whole genome shotgun sequence genome encodes:
- the PRR15L gene encoding proline-rich protein 15-like protein, with protein sequence MAENHSWWKLTFLRKRKSMPKVLYDSPAIHAAAADGPEAPTQEGNPDFAARLEKIVDKNSKGKHVKVSNSGRFKEKKKVRPTLAENPGLCADNEREEK encoded by the coding sequence ATGGCTGAGAACCACAGCTGGTGGAAGCTGACCTTCTTAAGGAAGCGGAAATCCATGCCCAAGGTGCTTTATGACAGCCCTGCCAtccacgctgctgctgctgacgGCCCCGAGGCTCCAACCCAAGAAGGGAACCCAGATTTTGCtgccaggttggaaaagatcgtggataaaaacagcaaagggaaacatGTCAAAGTGTCCAATTCCGGCCGCTttaaggagaagaagaaagtcAGACCCACGTTGGCTGAGAACCCCGGGCTGTGTGCGGATAACGAGAGGGAGGAGAAATGA
- the CDK5RAP3 gene encoding CDK5 regulatory subunit-associated protein 3, whose protein sequence is MQASTRDYRDVPIDIQTGKLLDWLVDRRHCGLRWQAQLSSVRQKIEAALRDMPEHEEITRLLEGTAIHYSHCLRIVDILKSTEASTKNLFGRYSSQRMKDWQEIVALYEKDNTYLAELAALLVRNVTYEVPALRKQIARCQQAQQDLARREEECQLAAAELRERFYASCKQYGITGNNVRQELLALVQDLPMLLSEVGAGVGVLSEAIELYQACVEFVCHSSEGPVVPMLRYVGSKGNTTVYEWRTGFEPAKVERPEVQVVPEQPKEDTIDWGDFTLEPVGGGDADSTAAGGEAQDNEIDWGIVVEPSPQDNAIDWGDGESSEAQITVLEDGSEDPKAVARGSDALTLLENASTRNQFIDELMELELFLAQRLVEMEEEADVLAASQFQLAPAILQGQTSTRVGTMLANTRALLDQLSTRRMQHLFIILASPRYVDRVSEMLQQKLNQAELLLAKRETLSQKRHDALTEQGVLEPKLDQLQEQTRELQQLIEADISKRYNGRPVHLMGVSV, encoded by the exons ATGCAG GCCTCAACGCGGGATTATCGCGATGTGCCCATCGATATCCAGACCGGCAAACTGCTCG ACTGGCTGGTGGACCGGCGCCATTGCGGCCTACGTTGGCAGGCCCAGCTGAGCAGCGTCAGGCAGAAGATAGAGGCTGCACTGAGGGATATGCCCGAACATGAGGAGATCACTCGGCTGCTGGAGGGCACCG CCATTCATTACTCGCATTGCCTTCGCATTGTGGACATCCTTAAGAGCACTGAGGCCTCCACGAAGAACCTCTTTGGGCGTTATTCATCCCAACGTATGAAG GACTGGCAGGAGATTGTGGCCCTCTATGAGAAAGACAACACCTATCTGG CTGAGCTTGCTGCCCTCCTGGTACGGAACGTCACTTATGAGGTCCCTGCACTACGTAAGCAGATAGCTCGTTGCCAGCAGGCTCAACAGGATCTGGCTCGACGTGAGGAGGAATgccagctggcagctgctgagctaAGGGAGCGTTTCTATGCCTCATGCAAGCAGTATGGCATCACT GGGAATAATGTAcgccaggagctgctggctttgGTGCAGGACCTGCCCATGTTGCTCTCTGAGGTTGGAGCAGGAGTTGGTGTGCTTTCTGAAGCCATTGAACTCTATCAGGCCTGCGTGGAGTTTGTTTGCCACAG CTCAGAAGGGCCCGTGGTGCCCATGCTGCGCTACGTGGGGAGCAAAGGCAACACAACTGTGTATGAATGGAGGACGGGGTTTGAACCAGCAAAGGTGGAGCGGCCAGAGGTGCAGGTGGTGCCAGAGCAGCCAAAGGAGGACACg atcGACTGGGGAGACTTCACACTGGAGCCCGTTGGTGGGGGTGatgctgacagcactgctgcaggtggGGAAGCTCAGGACAATGAGATTGATTGGGGCATCGTGGTGGAGCCCAGCCCTCAG GACAATGCTATTGACTGGGGTGATGGTGAAAGCAGTGAGGCACAGATTACAGTGTTGGAGGATGGCTCTGAGG ACCCCAAGGCAGTTGCCCGTGGCTCCGATGCCCTGACACTGCTGGAAAATGCTTCCACACGGAACCAGTTCATCGATGAGCTCATGGAG CTGGAGCTGTTCCTTGCACAACGACTGGtggagatggaggaggaggcTGATGTTCTGGCTGCCAGTCAGTTCCAATTGGCCCCTGCTATCCTGCAGGGCCAGACCAGCACCCGTGTGGGCACAATGCTGGCCAACACCAGGGCGCTGCTGGACCAGCTGAGCACCCGTCGCATGCAGCATCTCTTCATCATCCTCGCCTCCCCCAG GTACGTGGATCGTGTGAGCgagatgctgcagcagaaactgaaccaagcagagctgctgctggccaaGAGGGAGACGCTGAGCCAGAAACGACACGATGCTCTGACAGAGCAGGGTGTGCTGGAACCCAAACTGGACCAGCTGCAAGAGCAGACccgggagctgcagcagctg ATCGAAGCTGACATCTCCAAGCGCTACAACGGGCGCCCGGTGCACCTGATGGGGGTCTCAGTATGA
- the SP6 gene encoding transcription factor Sp6: protein MLTAVCGSLGNQSSSDAPRASPTPLDLQPLQPFQPPPPGADFSSPLPPPELPLPGPDVAFAAPGAYDPHGPPRIELPPDGPAAPGSYAKLLQAAPPDMAHPYEPWFRPPHPAPSGEEGGVNWWDLHAGASWMELPHAQGGLQVPAPPGLQPPLGGYGGNEAQLCAPPAHLLPPTQHLLGPEGAKALEGPPQPEAEGGGRAKGGRRAVPRGGGQAACRCPNCQEAERGGPCPEGSKRKHLHNCHIPGCGKAYAKTSHLKAHLRWHSGDRPFVCNWLFCGKRFTRSDELQRHLQTHTGTKKFSCPVCGRVFMRSDHLGKHMKTHDGGKEGGEPDAKGSNEQPGGKGGKREPEGGTANPTN from the coding sequence ATGCTCACGGCTGTCTGCGGCTCTCTTGGGAACCAATCCTCCTCCGACGCGCCCCGCGCCTCGCCGACCCCCCTGGACCTGCAGCCTTTGCagcccttccaaccccccccgCCGGGCGCCgacttctcctctcctcttccccccccggagctgccgctgccggGTCCCGACGTCGCCTTCGCCGCTCCCGGCGCTTACGACCCTCATGGCCCCCCGCGGATAGAGCTGCCCCCCgacggccccgccgcccccggtTCCTACGCCAAGCTGCTGCAGGCGGCCCCCCCGGACATGGCGCACCCCTACGAGCCTTGGTTtcgccccccccaccccgctcCCTCCGGAGAGGAGGGGGGGGTCAATTGGTGGGACCTCCACGCCGGGGCCAGTTGGATGGAGCTGCCCCACGCGCAGGGGGGGCTCCAGGTACCCGCGCCCCCCGGCCTGCAACCGCCTCTGGGGGGGTACGGAGGGAACGAAGCGCAGCTCTGCGCTCCCCCCGCCCACCTGCTGCCCCCCACCCAGCACCTGTTGGGGCCGGAGGGAGCGAAGGCGTTGGAGGGACCCCCCCAACCCGAAGCGGAGGGAGGCGGGCGGGCCAAGGGGGGTCGCCGGGCGGTGCCGCGGGGAGGGGGGCAAGCGGCGTGTCGCTGCCCTAACTGCCAAGAGGCGGAGAGGGGGGGGCCGTGCCCGGAGGGCTCCAAACGCAAACACCTGCACAACTGCCACATCCCCGGCTGCGGCAAAGCGTACGCCAAGACCTCGCACCTGAAAGCTCACCTGCGTTGGCACAGCGGAGACCGTCCGTTCGTCTGCAACTGGCTGTTCTGCGGGAAGCGCTTCACCCGCTCCGACGAGCTGCAGCGGCACCTCCAGACCCACACGGGCACCAAGAAGTTCAGCTGCCCCGTCTGCGGCCGCGTCTTTATGCGCAGCGACCACCTGGGCAAACACATGAAGACCCACGACGGCGGCAAGGAAGGAGGCGAACCCGACGCCAAGGGGAGCAACGAGCAGCCGGGGGGCAAAGGGGGCAAACGGGAGCCCGAGGGGGGCACGGCCAACCCCACAAACTGA
- the PNPO gene encoding pyridoxine-5'-phosphate oxidase: MDLGPLRKGYRGDEEAFEEQHLVSRHPIEQFEAWFKEAAQCPAVGEANAMCLATCSRDGRPSARMVLLKGFGRDGFRFFTNHESRKGKELDANPFASIVFYWEPLHRQVRIEGSVKRLSEEESEQYFHSRPKGSQIGAVVSQQSTVIPDREYLRRKNAELEEQYRDTTVPKPGYWGGYILQPEVMEFWQGQTNRLHDRIVFRLLQDNTAPLGLMTHRGEDGWVFERLSP, from the exons ATGGACCTGGGGCCGCTGCGGAAGGGTTACCGGGGGGACGAGGAg GCCTTCGAGGAGCAGCACTTGGTCTCCCGGCATCCCATAGAGCAATTCGAGGCCTGGTTCAAGGAAGCGGCTCAATGCCCGGCGGTAGGGGAGGCTAACGCCATGTGCTTGGCCACGTGCAGCAG GGATGGGAGGCCGTCGGCCCGCATGGTGCTGCTAAAGGGCTTCGGGAGAGATGGATTCCGCTTCTTCACCAACCACGAGAGCCGCAAAGGGAAGGAGCTG GACGCCAACCCCTTCGCTTCTATTGTCTTCTATTGGGAGCCGCTCCACCGgcag GTGAGGATTGAGGGCTCAGTGAAGCGGCTGTCGGAGGAGGAATCGGAGCAATACTTCCATTCCCGTCCTAAAGGCAGCCAGATCGGGGCCGTTGTCAGCCAACAGAGCACCGTCATCCCAGACAGAGAG TATTTGAGGAGGAAGAACGCGGAGCTGGAGGAGCAATACAGGGACACAACGGTGCCAAAGCCGGGTTATTG GGGGGGTTACATCCTACAACCAGAAGTGATGGAGTTCTGGCAGGGTCAAACCAATCGCCTGCACGACCGCATCGTCTTTAGGCTCCTACAGGACAACACGGCCCCATTGGGACTAATGACACATCGGGGTGAGGATGGGTGGGTGTTTGAACGCCTTTCCCCATGA
- the SP2 gene encoding transcription factor Sp2 has protein sequence MAATAAVSPSEYLQPAASTAQDSQPSPLALLAATCSKIGPPAVEAAVTPPAPPQPTPRKLVPIKPAPLPLGSGKNSFGILSSKGNLFQIQGSQVGTSYPGGQLVFAIQNPTVISKGTRSSANIQYQAVPQIQAAGGQTIQVQPNLTNQIQIIPGTNQAILTPSSSSHKPVPIKPAPAQKSGASPVQGSSNVVKLTGGSNVTLTLPMNNLVNTTESSTQAQVIAESPSKPGKKTRKKAMSPSQPSAVAVAEQVETVLIETTAENIIQAGNNLLIVQSPGSGQPAVVQQVQVVQPKQESQVVQIPQQALRVVQAASATLPTVPQKSSQNIQIQTTESTPTQVYFKTPSGELQTVLLQEAPAVTVAPSSTSCSSPVSRNSGTVTSSKKPTARKERPLPKIAPAGGVISLSAAQLAAAAQAMQTININGVQVQGVPVTITNAGGQQQLTVQNVSGNNLTISGLSPTQIQLQMEQALSGEMQPGEKRRRMACTCPNCKDGDKRPGEQGKKKHICHIPECGRTFRKTSLLRAHVRLHTGERPFVCNWVFCGKRFTRSDELQRHARTHTGDKRFECAQCQKRFMRSDHLTKHYKTHLITKNL, from the exons ATGGCTGCGACTGCTGCCGTCAGCCCCAGTGAATAcctgcagccagctgcctcCACTGCCCAG GACTCCCAGCCTTCTCCACTCGCCCTCCTCGCAGCAACATGTAGCAAAATTGGTCCCCCAGCAGTGGAAGCCGCCGTGACTCCTCCTGCCCCTCCTCAGCCAACGCCTCGCAAACTTGTCCCCATCAAACCTGCTCCTCTCCCTCTGGGCTCTGGTAAGAACAGCTTTGGGATCCTGTCGTCGAAAGGGAATCTCTTCCAGATCCAAGGCTCCCAGGTTGGCACCTCCTACCCCGGGGGGCAGCTGGTTTTTGCCATTCAGAACCCAACTGTCATCAGCAAAGGGACTCGTTCATCTGCAAACATCCAGTACCAGGCGGTGCCCCAGATCCAGGCTGCAGGGGGACAGACCATCCAAGTCCAGCCCAACCTCACCAACCAGATCCAAATTATCCCGGGCACAAATCAGGCCATCCTCACCCCATCTTCATCCTCACACAAACCCGTGCCCATCAAGCCAGCACCGGCACAGAAAAGCGGAGCTTCACCAGTGCAGGGCTCAAGCAACGTGGTCAAATTAACCGGTGGCAGCAACGTGACTCTTACCCTGCCCATGAACAACCTGGTGAACACCACAGAGTCAAGCACGCAGGCTCAGGTCATTGCAGAAAGCCCTTCAAAGCCTGGCAAAAAGACTCGAAAGAAAGCCATGTCACCCAGCCAACCCTCCGCCGTGGCCGTGGCCGAGCAGGTGGAGACGGTGTTGATAGAGACGACGGCAGAGAACATCATCCAGGCAGGGAACAACCTGCTGATCGTGCAGAGCCcgggctctgggcagcctgccgTGGTGCAGCAGGTCCAGGTGGTGCAGCCCAAGCAGGAGTCTCAGGTGGTGCAGATCCCACAGCAGGCCCTGCGTGTGGTCCAGGCCGCCTCAGCCACGCTCCCCACCGTCCCCCAGAAGTCATCCCAGAACATCCAGATCCAGACGACAGAGTCCACTCCTACGCAG GTCTACTTCAAAACCCCATCGGGTGAACTGCAAACCGTGCTGCTCCAGGAAGCCCCGGCCGTGACGGTGGCTCCATccagcacctcctgcagcagccccgtGTCTCGTAACTCTGGCACAGTGACCAGCAGCAAGAAACCAACAGCACGCAAAGAGCGCCCGCTGCCAAAGATTGCTCCCGCTGGAGGCGTCATCAGCTTGAGTGCAgcccagctggcagctgcagcacaggccATGCAGACCATCAACATCAACGGGGTGCAGGTCCAGGGGGTGCCTGTCACCATCACCAATGCTGGAG gccagcagcagctgactgTACAGAACGTCTCCGGTAACAATCTGACCATCAGCGGCCTGAGCCCGACTCAGATCCAGCTCCAGATGGAACAAGCGCTGTCTGGAGAGATGCAACCAGGTGAAAAGCGACGACGGATGGCGTGTACCTGCCCCAACTGCAAGGACGGGGACAAGAG GCCGGGGGAGCAgggcaaaaagaaacacatctgCCACATCCCCGAATGCGGGCGGACCTTCCGCAAGACGTCCCTGCTTCGTGCTCACGTGCGTTTGCACACGGGTGAACGTCCTTTCGTTTGCAACTGGGTCTTCTGTGGGAAACGGTTCACACGCAGCGACGAGCTGCAGCGACACGCGCGGACACACACAG GCGACAAGAGATTCGAGTGCGCCCAGTGCCAGAAGCGCTTCATGCGGAGCGACCACCTGACGAAGCACTATAAAACCCACCTGATCACCAAGAACTTGTAG